ATACTTTAATCCTAACTTATTTACTGGATATGATTTCGTCCCCAGTGTCCATTGCTTCGTTACGATTCCATCCACCGGACTATGAATGCGATGATAATGACTAGGGCTTAAATACAGAATCATGTATGTACCATTTAAATATTTTGCTAAGAGCTCTCGATCTCCCAGCATTTCTTCGATTGAATATGTCTTTCCTTTCACGATAATGTCACTTGTCTCATTAATCCGCCCAACATCCTCAATAACGGCGTCAACAGGACTGACAACAGCATCATTACTTTTATCAATTCTCCTTGCATCTTGTATCAATGTCCTCACAAATAAATCGTGAAGAGTGGGATATTCAGATAAGCCTTTCTCCATTTCTTCCAGATTCAATTGATAAACCTTGGCGAAGGATGGTACAACAAAACGACTAATTCTTGAACGTGAAAACCGTTTTAAAATGCCGGAAGTCAACCTCCCATTCGTTAACTCAATCATAAGACGATATAACCCTTGTAACATGAAACTACCCCCAAATAGTGTAAAAATACTCTTTACGAAAAGACATAAAACGCTTAGAATTAAATAATATAGTATAAACTAAAGAAATTGATTCCCTTCTGGCTTGAGGAAAGGAGTGCTGTGAAGAATGTTTTTATTGGACGTACTGGATCAGACATTAAAAAAGCTAAAATCCCAAACAGCAAATGTCATCACTTTAACTAATTTATCACTGGGCGGATTTGCGATCATATTCGGGCTACATGGAAATTTAAGATTAAGCCTGCTTCTCATTTTCATCGCAGCATTAGCAGATCGGTTTGACGGCATGATTGCCCGAAAATTTAATATTGAATCAGAGCTTGGGAAACAATTGGATTCCATGAGTGATATTATATCATTTGGAGTGGCACCTGCACTATTACTATTCCAAGGAATTTTACATGAATTTGGTGGACCTGGTTCATTTTTCACAGTATTCTACATCGGATGCGGTGCATTCAGATTGGCACGTTTCAATATTACGGAAAGCAATGGATATTTTACCGGATTACCTATTACGGCAGCAGGCTGCTTGGTAACCTTAAGTTTCTTGGCCATTCCATACCTTCCATCCCAATCGTTCTTATTTATTATCATCATTCTATCATTCCTAATGGTAAGTCCATTTAAACTGAAAAAAGTATAATTACTAACAAATTTGACCTCCTTTAGCGACCCACTAAGAGAGGTCATTTTTTATTTTTCAATAAAAAAAATTTCAGGACAGACACATTTTCTCTTTTTTTTCATAGGAATTATTAATAGGCTTTAGTCTAAATAAAACTAATAGGAAAGTTTACTTCCTTATTATTGGTAAAAAAGCATGGGGGTGGATGTGGATGTCTGGAATCTTAACAGCTCTCGGTTATTTAATGAAGGAATTTTTATTTCTTGTTTCCTATGTAAAAAATAATGCCTTTCCTCAGCCCCTATCTGCTGCAGATGAACGAAAGTACCTACGATTAATGGCAGAAGGGGACCCGCATGCACGGAATATGTTAATTGAACATAATTTACGGCTTGTCGCGCATATCGTAAAAAAATTCGAAAATACCGGTGAGGATTCGGAAGATTTAATCTCAATCGGAACAATTGGTTTAATTAAAGCGATCGAGAGCTACTCTGAGGGGAAAGGAACAAAGCTTGCTACGTATGCCGCCAGATGTATTGAAAATGAAATTCTGATGCATTTACGTGCACTCAAGAAGACGAAAAAGGATGTTTCCCTGCATGACCCGATTGGTCAGGATAAAGAGGGAAATGAAATACCACTAACATGTTATCTGTTTTAGAATATCGAAAAAGCCAAGCGCTTGGAAATCTAATTATCTTACCGAATCTCCTCGAACGTAAGAACCTCATGACGAATTCCTTTCAACCATTCCGTTAGCTTCTTTTTCCGCGATTCAGTTTTTGTAAAAAAATACAAAATTGGAGTTTGGTCTTTAAAAGCCGGCAGCACTTCTCTGTATGATTCAATTTTCTTTTTGTTATCAATCATTTTCCGTTCGTTGTCTACTTCGATTAAATAGAGATAACCATTTCTTTTAAATATAGCGTCACAGATGACTTTCTTTTTGTTTGATAATGATAACCCCTGAAAGGATATTCCAAAACTATTTAGTGCCTTCTCGTTCTTTTCTAGTAGGTGTTCATTCTTCCAATCATGCGGACATTTAAAGTATATATAAACTTCATTTCTCATTAACGAATGAAGTGTTTGATAGCTTACGGTTGTATCATTTTTTTCTGAGGCAATAAACTCTCTACCTTTTTTGTTTAGATAGATTACTTTTTCCTTGTGAAAATAGGTTTCGTGGATATACGGCCGAAGTTGAGTGGAGATAATACGGCAGGCGTTGCGGTAGTTTAAGTGGTGGATATTCTGTAAGTGTTTAATTTTTACGATTCCGAGTCGGTCGATTGTCTGTAGAATGGTTTCTACTCTTTCTTGAGTCGATGAGATCATCCTTTCTCTCCTCCATCATTTTGAACATCATATTGTCGTCAATATACGGTACCTGAACGGTTCTACACTTTTCCACCTTATAAATGGCTCTGCCTGGTATAGATGGCAAATCCTCAGCCCCAATATCATCTAATATGACACGACTAGAGACTTGCGAAGCTGCTATAAAAGAAATTCGAGAAACAATATTCATTTTTATGCTCATATTCACCGATTTTGAAGAAGGATACTGGGTGCCGTAAATGCATCTGTAACCAACCGCCCTACCAATACGGCAAATCTCACTTAAGGCAGCTTGACAAAATTGAGCGTACTTCTTTTCCTCTCCCACTTTTAGATCAGGCGATAACTCAGCTCCTTCATCAACAATAACAAATGTTCTCTTTTTAATTGGTGTATCATTAATGTTGGTATAGCCATTTTTTCTAAAATGTAGCTCCATCTTTTTCATTTTTTCTACAATGGCTCCGAGTACCTCTGCTGTTTCATACACATTGCAAGAAACAGCTTTAACCTGAGGTAACGAGGAATACTTATAAAACTCTAAACCTCCTTTTAAATCCAAAATATAAAACTCTACATCTGCAGGATTATTCAATAACAATGTATGGAAGATAGATTTCATGAAAACTGTTTTTCCGAATCCAGGAACACCACCAACTAAAAAATGGGCGTATTTATCAAAATCATGATATAAAATACCTTTTGGATTTTTCCCTATGGGTACTTCCCACGTACCAGGTCGGAATAAGTCCGCATCATAATCCCACTTTTTCGGCAATTGCTCATGAAACACCTCCATTTTCAAATAACCATCTACCTCAATTTCTACTTCTTTTTGCAAAGCTTCTTTTATCGCTGACAAAACATCCTCAATATCCTCCGTATTCAGTCCATACGGCATAGAAAACAAATATGTGGTATATCCTTCGCATTGGATTTTACTCTTTAAATTAGGGTATTGGAGTACGTCATTACGCTTAATGCAAACTCCTTTGTTCTCAAATATTTGTTTAATG
The DNA window shown above is from Neobacillus sp. WH10 and carries:
- a CDS encoding phosphatidylserine decarboxylase produces the protein MLQGLYRLMIELTNGRLTSGILKRFSRSRISRFVVPSFAKVYQLNLEEMEKGLSEYPTLHDLFVRTLIQDARRIDKSNDAVVSPVDAVIEDVGRINETSDIIVKGKTYSIEEMLGDRELLAKYLNGTYMILYLSPSHYHRIHSPVDGIVTKQWTLGTKSYPVNKLGLKYGVRTLAKNFRVITEVKTEFGHVAVVKVGAMFVNSIETTHKGSELVKGKEMAYFSFGSTVVLLFEKNIFQIDSTLQSPKDIKVGEKIGILTKSV
- the pssA gene encoding CDP-diacylglycerol--serine O-phosphatidyltransferase; the encoded protein is MFLLDVLDQTLKKLKSQTANVITLTNLSLGGFAIIFGLHGNLRLSLLLIFIAALADRFDGMIARKFNIESELGKQLDSMSDIISFGVAPALLLFQGILHEFGGPGSFFTVFYIGCGAFRLARFNITESNGYFTGLPITAAGCLVTLSFLAIPYLPSQSFLFIIIILSFLMVSPFKLKKV
- a CDS encoding FtsK/SpoIIIE domain-containing protein produces the protein MLEWLALPLAVGVAAFLPKGKIKDETIIKQIFENKGVCIKRNDVLQYPNLKSKIQCEGYTTYLFSMPYGLNTEDIEDVLSAIKEALQKEVEIEVDGYLKMEVFHEQLPKKWDYDADLFRPGTWEVPIGKNPKGILYHDFDKYAHFLVGGVPGFGKTVFMKSIFHTLLLNNPADVEFYILDLKGGLEFYKYSSLPQVKAVSCNVYETAEVLGAIVEKMKKMELHFRKNGYTNINDTPIKKRTFVIVDEGAELSPDLKVGEEKKYAQFCQAALSEICRIGRAVGYRCIYGTQYPSSKSVNMSIKMNIVSRISFIAASQVSSRVILDDIGAEDLPSIPGRAIYKVEKCRTVQVPYIDDNMMFKMMEERKDDLIDSRKSRNHSTDNRPTRNRKN